One Bacteroidales bacterium genomic region harbors:
- a CDS encoding saccharopine dehydrogenase NADP-binding domain-containing protein, producing MQHILILGAGLSASSLIKYLLDHSEEFDWKIRLGDLSVETAEAKIDNHPRGEAFYFDVNDDKQCEVEVKKADIVVSMLPASLHFKVARACVDFGKNMVTASYVSPQIEALQEEAVEKGVLILNEIGVDPGIDHMSAMQIIDKVKAEGGEIISFQSSTGGLVAPKYDNNPWNYKFTWNPRNVVLAGQGVSTFIKNGKYKYIPYHKLFKRILRTEVLDYGEFEIYPNRDSLKYREIYGLDDIPSMFRGTMRRPGYSRSWNTFVQLGMTDDTFIIEDSENMTYREFVNSFLRYEPHIPVETKIARYLGIDEDSEIMYKLRWLDLFKPIKIGLKRATPAQILQHILLKKWVLDKEDKDMIVMQHRFEVAYGDKKKTIISSMYVEGTDQTHTAMSKTVGYPVAIACKHILTGQIKDVGVKLPLTATIYETILKELSELGIKFIEEEIED from the coding sequence ATGCAACATATTCTAATTTTAGGAGCAGGTTTATCGGCATCAAGTCTGATAAAATATTTACTCGATCATTCGGAAGAGTTTGATTGGAAAATTCGTTTAGGTGATTTATCTGTTGAAACTGCAGAGGCAAAAATTGATAATCATCCAAGAGGAGAAGCATTTTATTTTGATGTGAACGATGATAAACAATGTGAAGTAGAGGTAAAAAAAGCCGATATTGTTGTGTCTATGTTGCCCGCAAGCTTGCATTTTAAAGTTGCTCGCGCTTGTGTTGATTTCGGTAAGAATATGGTTACCGCTTCTTATGTTTCACCACAAATTGAAGCTTTACAAGAAGAAGCAGTAGAAAAAGGAGTTTTAATCTTAAATGAAATTGGTGTCGATCCCGGAATTGACCATATGTCGGCCATGCAAATTATCGATAAGGTGAAAGCTGAAGGTGGAGAAATTATAAGCTTTCAATCTTCAACAGGTGGTTTGGTAGCGCCAAAATATGATAATAATCCTTGGAATTATAAATTTACATGGAATCCACGCAATGTGGTGCTTGCCGGACAAGGCGTTTCTACCTTTATCAAAAATGGAAAGTATAAATACATTCCTTATCATAAATTATTCAAGCGTATTTTAAGAACCGAAGTTTTGGATTATGGCGAATTTGAAATTTATCCCAATCGAGACAGCTTAAAATACCGCGAAATATATGGCTTGGATGATATTCCAAGTATGTTTAGAGGAACTATGCGTCGCCCCGGATACTCTCGCAGCTGGAATACTTTTGTGCAGTTAGGAATGACTGATGATACTTTTATTATTGAAGATTCGGAAAATATGACCTACCGCGAATTTGTAAATTCATTTTTACGTTATGAACCTCATATTCCGGTTGAAACAAAAATAGCCCGTTATTTAGGTATTGATGAAGACAGTGAGATAATGTATAAACTGCGCTGGCTTGATTTGTTTAAACCCATAAAAATAGGATTAAAACGAGCTACTCCTGCTCAGATTTTACAACATATTTTACTTAAAAAATGGGTGCTCGACAAAGAAGATAAGGATATGATAGTAATGCAACACCGTTTTGAAGTTGCTTATGGTGATAAAAAGAAAACCATTATCTCAAGTATGTATGTTGAAGGTACAGACCAAACACATACTGCTATGTCTAAAACGGTAGGCTATCCTGTGGCTATTGCTTGTAAACATATTTTAACCGGACAAATAAAAGATGTTGGAGTAAAATTACCTCTTACAGCTACTATTTACGAAACTATTTTAAAAGAGCTTTCAGAACTCGGTATTAAATTTATTGAAGAAGAGATAGAGGATTAG
- a CDS encoding NAD-dependent succinate-semialdehyde dehydrogenase yields MQSINPTNGKLIKEYKEYSNKEVINIIDAVEDDWQIWKKTSFSHRKNLMRNAAQVLLDKKQEFAETMSLEMGKPLTESLAEVEKSAWVCNYYADEAENILADEYIESDASKSFVSFEPIGIVLAVMPWNFPFWQVFRFAAPALMAGNAAVLKHASNVQGSANDIERVFKLAGFPENLFRNLIIKSNQVEAIIKNPKIKASTLTGSEFAGSRVAMASGKEIKKTVLELGGADAFIILKDADIEKAAKVAVQARMLNNGQSCIAAKRFIIDKSVLSSFISLINSELDLLKIGNPLENGIQVGPLARADLREEIHSQVEQTIEQGATLLRGGKFIEGDGYFYEPTIISNLKPGMKLYYEESFGPVFSIFSFDTEEEAIQIANDSDFGLGGSLWTKDLAKGESLARKIESGGIFINGMTKSDPRLPFGGIKKSGYGRELSHYGIKEFVNMKTIWIG; encoded by the coding sequence ATGCAAAGTATAAACCCCACTAATGGTAAATTAATTAAAGAATATAAAGAGTACAGCAATAAGGAGGTAATAAATATTATTGATGCAGTTGAAGACGATTGGCAAATATGGAAGAAAACCTCATTCTCTCACCGTAAAAATTTAATGCGAAATGCAGCGCAAGTTCTTTTAGATAAGAAGCAGGAATTTGCTGAGACAATGAGTCTTGAAATGGGCAAACCCTTGACAGAATCATTAGCAGAAGTGGAAAAGTCTGCTTGGGTTTGTAATTATTATGCCGATGAGGCTGAGAATATTTTAGCTGATGAATATATTGAGTCAGACGCTTCGAAAAGCTTTGTTAGTTTTGAACCTATCGGTATTGTTTTAGCTGTAATGCCTTGGAACTTTCCTTTCTGGCAAGTGTTTCGTTTTGCAGCACCGGCTTTAATGGCAGGCAATGCAGCTGTTTTAAAACATGCAAGTAATGTTCAAGGATCCGCTAACGATATTGAGCGCGTTTTTAAATTAGCCGGATTTCCTGAAAATTTATTTAGGAATCTAATCATCAAAAGTAATCAAGTAGAAGCGATAATAAAAAATCCAAAAATTAAAGCCAGTACACTAACAGGAAGTGAATTTGCCGGTAGTCGTGTTGCTATGGCTTCAGGAAAAGAAATTAAGAAAACGGTATTAGAATTAGGCGGAGCCGATGCTTTTATAATCCTCAAAGATGCTGATATTGAAAAAGCCGCAAAAGTTGCAGTTCAGGCAAGAATGTTAAACAATGGTCAAAGTTGTATTGCTGCCAAGCGATTTATAATCGATAAAAGTGTTTTAAGCAGTTTTATATCGTTAATAAATTCCGAACTTGACTTATTAAAAATAGGAAATCCATTAGAAAACGGTATTCAGGTTGGACCTTTGGCTCGTGCCGATTTACGGGAAGAGATACACTCTCAAGTTGAACAAACTATAGAACAGGGAGCTACATTACTACGTGGCGGAAAGTTTATTGAAGGAGATGGGTATTTTTACGAACCAACCATTATATCGAATTTAAAACCGGGGATGAAACTTTATTATGAAGAGAGTTTCGGACCTGTTTTTAGTATTTTTTCTTTCGATACAGAAGAAGAAGCAATACAAATCGCCAATGATTCTGATTTTGGTTTGGGAGGAAGTCTGTGGACAAAAGATTTGGCAAAAGGTGAAAGCTTAGCTCGTAAAATTGAAAGCGGAGGCATATTTATCAACGGAATGACAAAATCGGATCCTCGCCTCCCCTTTGGAGGAATTAAAAAATCAGGTTACGGTCGTGAGCTTTCGCACTACGGCATTAAAGAGTTTGTAAATATGAAAACTATTTGGATAGGATAA
- the ccsB gene encoding c-type cytochrome biogenesis protein CcsB, which produces MRNLLNFILSIKFAGILLLLIAFAAGLATFIENDFGAIAAKAAVYNAKWFEFIIFLTFINIAWNTFKIKPLKTKRYTVFAFHLSFLFIILGAGVTRYIGFEGIMSIREGQTSNKVLSGETYIQIQTKLNQDTYSAEKRVLFSPVKSSKESLNLKTDQETYTLKVFEYVPNAQEYIMQTDEGPKMLELSGTIDGRFNRFSLFENETKSLGHNKVCFQTKDTLSPNTFCITETSKGLFIRMPADGKLISMMSSESSPLKKDSVYKFEEQKVYQAGDQSIVLRTYYSHAQTGVEQNTSGQGNGLNAIKFTLKNSKGDQIESYALGTKGYIAAAKHIYFDGKHFDISYGSKSIELPFSLQLVDFQLDRYPASNSPSSYASEVILTDNRVNLKRHFRIFMNNVLDYEGYRFFQSSYDTDEGGTVLSVNHDWWGMIITYFGYGLMMLAMFLAIFEKSTRFQLLIRQKTINIFVISFALTVGLNLIPVKSVNAQNGIQRIEKIPSQHLEKLNKIIVQGHSGRFKPLNSMSNETFRKFSRLSGYKGLKPEQIMIGLMVDPEFWRHQELIKVSNDGLKKIIGNNNSRASFNDFFNQNQQPSYKLSRYVDEAYHKNPAKRSTFDKDIITVDERVNVFYLLAKEHLLNIFPVPNQPDAAWKNPTDKLEQFTSEDSAFVKTVITNYLDGLKKGISTNQWDDADFYLDTIINYQQKYASEEITKNTHFDLEIFYNNFDIFKNISFVDGLVGFILLILLFIRILWPQFHFKWGINILVFILFLAFVGHTAGLALRWYIAGHAPWSNGYESMIFIGWASMLAGFTFYKKAPIALGATSVLTFLILFVAHLSWMNPEITNLVPVLKSYWLTIHVAVITASYGFLALGSFLGVLNLILMLLQTKKNKERIQIKIKELSRINEATLIAGLYLLTVGTFLGGIWANESWGRYWGWDPKETWAFITILIYAFVVHMRMIPGLKGFYAFNVGSIFSYFSVLMTYFGVNYYLSGLHSYAQGDPTPIPNFVFYTIAILLALSISSYFVNKKHQIK; this is translated from the coding sequence ATGCGGAATCTCTTAAACTTTATTTTATCTATAAAATTTGCCGGTATTTTACTATTACTTATTGCCTTTGCCGCAGGCTTAGCTACATTTATTGAGAATGATTTTGGGGCAATAGCGGCAAAAGCTGCTGTATATAATGCCAAGTGGTTCGAATTTATTATTTTCCTGACTTTCATCAATATTGCGTGGAATACATTTAAAATAAAGCCGTTAAAAACAAAACGTTATACTGTTTTCGCTTTTCATCTTTCATTTTTATTTATCATTTTAGGTGCTGGAGTAACCAGATATATTGGTTTTGAGGGAATAATGAGTATTCGCGAAGGACAAACCTCTAATAAGGTTTTATCAGGCGAAACATATATACAGATTCAAACAAAACTTAATCAAGATACCTATTCTGCCGAAAAACGAGTTCTTTTTTCTCCTGTCAAATCGAGCAAAGAAAGCCTTAATTTAAAGACAGATCAAGAAACATATACCTTAAAAGTCTTTGAATATGTTCCTAATGCCCAAGAATATATTATGCAAACGGATGAAGGTCCAAAAATGCTTGAGCTAAGCGGAACTATTGATGGTAGATTTAATCGTTTTTCTCTTTTTGAAAACGAAACAAAATCCTTAGGACATAATAAAGTGTGCTTCCAAACGAAAGACACACTATCGCCTAACACTTTTTGTATCACGGAAACGTCAAAAGGATTATTCATACGTATGCCGGCGGATGGGAAATTAATTAGTATGATGTCTTCCGAGAGTAGTCCCCTAAAAAAGGATTCGGTTTATAAATTTGAAGAGCAAAAAGTATATCAGGCCGGAGATCAAAGTATAGTTTTACGTACTTATTATAGTCATGCTCAAACCGGAGTTGAACAAAATACTAGTGGTCAAGGGAATGGTTTAAATGCAATTAAATTTACTCTAAAAAACTCTAAAGGCGATCAAATTGAAAGTTATGCTTTGGGGACAAAAGGCTATATCGCAGCTGCTAAACATATCTATTTTGACGGGAAACATTTTGATATAAGTTATGGATCTAAGTCTATAGAGCTACCTTTTAGTTTACAGTTAGTAGATTTTCAGCTCGATCGTTATCCCGCATCAAATAGTCCTTCTTCTTATGCCAGCGAAGTAATTCTTACAGATAATCGCGTAAATCTAAAACGTCATTTTCGTATTTTTATGAATAATGTATTAGATTATGAAGGTTATCGTTTTTTCCAATCTTCATACGATACAGACGAAGGAGGAACTGTTTTATCGGTTAATCATGATTGGTGGGGAATGATAATTACATATTTTGGCTACGGTCTAATGATGTTGGCAATGTTCTTGGCAATATTTGAAAAATCAACACGCTTTCAGCTTTTAATCCGACAAAAAACCATTAATATATTCGTTATTTCATTTGCACTAACTGTAGGATTAAACCTTATTCCTGTTAAATCAGTGAATGCACAAAATGGTATTCAAAGAATTGAAAAGATACCTTCACAGCATCTCGAAAAATTAAATAAAATAATCGTTCAAGGGCATAGTGGTAGATTTAAACCACTAAACTCTATGAGTAACGAAACTTTCCGAAAGTTTAGTCGCTTAAGTGGTTACAAAGGTTTGAAACCTGAGCAGATTATGATTGGGCTTATGGTGGATCCTGAATTTTGGAGGCATCAAGAACTAATAAAAGTCTCTAATGATGGACTTAAAAAAATTATTGGTAACAATAACTCACGTGCTTCTTTTAATGATTTCTTTAATCAGAATCAACAACCGTCTTATAAATTAAGTAGATATGTTGATGAAGCGTATCATAAAAATCCGGCCAAGCGTAGCACCTTCGATAAAGATATTATTACTGTTGATGAGCGAGTAAATGTATTTTACTTACTTGCAAAAGAACATCTTCTTAATATTTTCCCCGTTCCTAACCAACCTGATGCCGCTTGGAAAAATCCGACTGATAAACTGGAACAATTCACATCAGAAGATTCAGCTTTTGTTAAAACAGTTATTACAAATTATTTGGACGGACTAAAAAAAGGAATCAGTACCAATCAATGGGATGATGCCGATTTTTATCTTGATACCATAATTAATTATCAGCAAAAATACGCATCCGAAGAAATAACAAAAAATACTCATTTTGATCTTGAGATATTTTATAATAATTTCGATATCTTCAAGAATATTTCATTTGTAGATGGACTTGTAGGATTTATTTTGCTAATACTGCTGTTTATTCGCATTCTATGGCCTCAATTTCATTTTAAATGGGGAATAAACATTCTTGTTTTCATACTGTTCTTAGCTTTTGTAGGACATACAGCAGGCTTGGCTTTACGTTGGTATATTGCAGGTCATGCTCCTTGGAGCAATGGTTATGAATCGATGATATTTATAGGATGGGCCAGTATGTTAGCCGGTTTCACATTTTATAAAAAAGCACCCATTGCTTTGGGAGCAACATCTGTTCTTACTTTTTTAATTCTTTTTGTAGCGCATCTTAGCTGGATGAATCCAGAAATAACCAATTTGGTTCCTGTTTTAAAATCCTATTGGTTAACTATTCACGTTGCGGTAATTACTGCCAGCTACGGCTTTTTAGCTTTGGGTAGTTTCTTAGGTGTTTTAAATTTAATCCTTATGCTACTTCAAACCAAAAAGAACAAAGAGCGTATTCAAATAAAAATTAAAGAACTAAGCCGTATTAATGAAGCTACTCTTATTGCCGGTTTGTATTTGCTTACAGTAGGGACTTTCCTTGGTGGTATTTGGGCTAATGAGTCTTGGGGTCGTTATTGGGGATGGGATCCAAAAGAAACCTGGGCATTTATTACTATCCTCATTTATGCTTTTGTAGTTCATATGCGTATGATTCCAGGACTTAAAGGTTTTTATGCTTTTAATGTGGGCAGTATTTTCTCTTACTTCTCTGTTTTAATGACTTATTTTGGTGTAAACTATTATCTATCAGGATTACATTCTTATGCTCAAGGTGATCCGACACCAATTCCTAACTTTGTTTTTTACACTATTGCCATTTTATTAGCACTTTCAATTTCATCTTATTTTGTAAATAAAAAACATCAAATAAAATAG
- the rnc gene encoding ribonuclease III: MIYNNILSVKAHLSKERAFYQAIKNIFGFYPGNIFLYKLAFRHRSAAIKKYNGVKLNNERLEYLGDAILGAIIADFLFKKFPLKDEGFLTAMRSKIVSRSALNKLSQKLGINALITADTDKNKHFKSINGDAFEAFVGALYLDKGYDFTSKIILQRIVAVHFDLDDLQNTEISHKSALLEYCQKEKLDLEFRVINEQGNGYKKQFEVEIYINGEAKDKALDFSIKGAERLAAEKVFLKLDLGK; the protein is encoded by the coding sequence TTGATTTACAATAACATATTATCGGTTAAAGCTCATCTTTCTAAAGAAAGAGCATTTTACCAAGCTATAAAAAATATTTTCGGGTTCTATCCCGGGAATATTTTTTTATATAAACTCGCTTTTAGACATCGTTCTGCAGCCATTAAGAAATATAATGGGGTTAAACTAAACAACGAACGTTTAGAATATTTAGGTGATGCCATACTTGGGGCTATAATTGCAGATTTTCTATTTAAAAAATTCCCTTTAAAAGATGAAGGCTTTTTAACGGCTATGCGTTCAAAAATAGTAAGTCGTTCTGCTCTTAATAAACTCTCCCAAAAATTAGGTATTAATGCATTAATAACCGCCGACACTGATAAAAACAAACATTTTAAATCAATTAATGGTGATGCTTTTGAAGCCTTTGTCGGAGCTTTATATTTAGATAAAGGTTATGATTTCACATCTAAAATTATACTTCAACGCATAGTAGCTGTTCATTTTGATTTAGACGATCTGCAAAATACCGAAATCAGCCATAAAAGTGCACTTTTAGAATATTGTCAGAAAGAAAAATTGGATTTGGAATTTCGCGTAATAAATGAGCAGGGAAATGGATATAAAAAGCAATTTGAGGTTGAAATATATATCAATGGTGAGGCAAAGGATAAAGCCTTGGATTTCTCTATTAAAGGGGCAGAAAGACTTGCTGCCGAAAAAGTATTCCTTAAACTTGATTTAGGAAAATAA
- the fabF gene encoding beta-ketoacyl-ACP synthase II: MELRRVVVTGLGAITPLGNSVPELWGGLLNGVSGADDISNFDASKFKTKFACEVKDFNPLDYFDRKEARKYDRYAQFGLVAAQQAIVDAGLDADEIDGDRIGVIWAAGIGGIATFVKEVSDFALGDGTPRFNPFFIPKMIADITAGHISIKNGFRGPNFATVSACASSANAMVDAFNYIRLGKADAFVVGGSEAAINPAGVGGFNGMHAISTRNDDPKTASRPFDQDRDGFVMAEGGAGLIFEDLEHALARGAKIYAEIAGGGLSADAYHMTSPHPEGYGAMLAMKAALDDAGLQKEDIDHINTHGTSTPQGDISEPLAIKSLFGEHAYKISINSTKSMTGHLLGAAGAIEGIATILSVVNDIVPPTINHFNLDSRIDDKLDFTFGKAKKRIINAAITNTFGFGGHNASILVKKYKG, from the coding sequence ATGGAATTACGACGAGTAGTTGTTACTGGTCTCGGTGCCATAACTCCATTAGGTAACTCCGTTCCCGAACTTTGGGGCGGCTTGCTTAATGGAGTTTCTGGTGCTGATGATATTTCTAACTTTGATGCCTCCAAATTCAAAACTAAATTTGCTTGTGAAGTAAAAGACTTCAATCCTCTCGATTATTTTGATCGTAAAGAAGCACGCAAATACGATAGATATGCCCAATTTGGTTTAGTTGCTGCTCAACAAGCAATTGTTGACGCAGGTTTAGATGCCGATGAAATAGATGGCGACAGAATAGGAGTTATATGGGCTGCAGGTATTGGGGGGATAGCTACTTTTGTTAAAGAAGTAAGTGATTTTGCCTTAGGAGATGGGACTCCACGTTTCAATCCTTTCTTTATTCCAAAAATGATTGCGGATATTACAGCTGGACATATTTCCATTAAAAATGGATTTAGAGGGCCTAATTTCGCAACTGTTTCAGCTTGTGCTTCTTCAGCCAATGCAATGGTAGATGCCTTTAATTATATTCGTTTAGGCAAAGCCGATGCTTTTGTTGTTGGTGGATCAGAAGCCGCAATTAATCCTGCCGGTGTTGGTGGCTTTAATGGTATGCATGCTATTTCAACTCGTAATGACGATCCTAAAACTGCTTCTCGTCCTTTTGATCAAGACCGTGATGGATTTGTGATGGCCGAAGGTGGAGCAGGACTCATATTTGAAGATTTAGAACATGCTTTAGCCCGTGGAGCAAAGATTTATGCAGAAATTGCAGGTGGAGGTCTTTCAGCCGATGCTTATCATATGACATCACCACATCCGGAAGGTTATGGTGCCATGTTAGCAATGAAAGCAGCTTTAGATGATGCCGGTTTGCAAAAAGAAGATATTGATCATATAAATACTCATGGTACTTCAACACCTCAAGGAGATATTTCAGAACCCTTAGCTATTAAAAGCTTGTTTGGAGAACATGCCTATAAAATTTCTATTAATAGTACTAAATCTATGACAGGTCACCTTTTGGGTGCTGCCGGGGCTATAGAAGGAATTGCAACGATTTTAAGCGTTGTTAATGATATTGTTCCTCCAACAATTAATCATTTTAATCTCGATTCAAGAATTGACGATAAACTTGATTTTACCTTTGGAAAAGCTAAAAAGCGTATTATAAATGCCGCTATAACCAATACCTTTGGTTTTGGAGGTCATAATGCTTCAATCCTTGTGAAAAAATATAAAGGATAA
- a CDS encoding acyl carrier protein has protein sequence MSDKKAKVIEIIVDKLGVDPSEVTPEASFTNDLGADSLDTVELIMEFEKEFNMSIPDDQAENIQSVGEAIAYIEEHAQ, from the coding sequence ATGTCTGACAAAAAAGCTAAAGTTATTGAGATTATTGTTGATAAATTAGGAGTAGATCCTAGTGAAGTTACACCTGAAGCAAGTTTTACAAATGATTTAGGTGCTGATTCATTAGATACAGTTGAATTGATTATGGAATTTGAAAAAGAGTTCAATATGAGTATTCCTGATGATCAGGCAGAAAATATTCAATCTGTAGGGGAAGCTATCGCCTATATTGAAGAACACGCTCAATAA
- the purN gene encoding phosphoribosylglycinamide formyltransferase: MKDIKPHIAIFASGNGSNAENIVTYFSKKKTATVDLIVSNNKNAFVLERAVKLKIDSHIISRNDFKQPKSLLKKLKDKNIDFIILAGFLWLIPSELILAFPKKIINIHPALLPKYGGKGMYGDYVHQAVSAAGETESGISIHYVNQSYDEGDIIFQKTVNIKAGENPEKIAEKVHALEYEYFPKIIEQVIL; the protein is encoded by the coding sequence ATGAAAGATATTAAGCCTCATATTGCCATTTTTGCTTCGGGAAATGGAAGCAATGCCGAAAATATAGTTACTTATTTTAGTAAGAAAAAAACAGCAACTGTCGATTTGATCGTGTCCAACAATAAGAATGCTTTTGTTTTGGAACGAGCAGTAAAACTTAAAATAGATAGTCATATTATAAGCAGAAATGATTTTAAACAGCCTAAAAGTTTATTGAAAAAATTAAAAGATAAGAATATTGATTTTATAATTTTGGCGGGTTTTCTTTGGCTTATTCCTTCTGAATTGATTTTGGCTTTTCCTAAAAAAATAATAAATATACACCCTGCTTTATTACCTAAATATGGAGGGAAAGGGATGTATGGAGATTACGTTCATCAAGCTGTTTCAGCTGCCGGAGAAACAGAAAGTGGAATTAGTATTCATTATGTAAATCAGTCTTACGATGAAGGGGATATTATTTTCCAAAAAACAGTTAACATAAAAGCAGGCGAAAATCCTGAGAAAATCGCCGAAAAAGTTCATGCGTTGGAGTATGAATACTTCCCTAAAATTATCGAGCAGGTGATTTTATAA
- a CDS encoding thioredoxin family protein has product MDNELNKLSKIQDIIANDAGLIAYFYSDNCAPCLSLRPKIKELLAKNYPKMNLYFINSEKYPEISAEFGIFSNPTLLVYFDRKEYLRKSKYISIPELSQGIERLYNMMFE; this is encoded by the coding sequence ATGGATAACGAATTAAACAAGCTTTCTAAAATACAAGATATCATTGCAAATGATGCCGGCTTGATTGCTTATTTCTATAGCGATAATTGTGCTCCCTGCCTCAGCTTAAGACCAAAAATAAAGGAGTTATTGGCTAAGAATTACCCTAAAATGAACTTGTATTTTATTAACTCAGAAAAATATCCTGAAATTTCGGCAGAATTTGGCATTTTTTCTAACCCAACGCTATTAGTGTATTTCGACCGTAAAGAGTATTTAAGAAAAAGCAAATACATCTCTATACCGGAGCTCTCACAAGGAATAGAACGCCTTTATAATATGATGTTTGAGTAG